The Chitinophagaceae bacterium DNA window TTTTTTTCGTCTATTCTTCTATGCTATTTTTTCAGTTTATTGAATCAAATTATTTGCTATCATTGAGTATGAGAGATATGTTTATGGTGAAAATTATTTTTCTATTTCTTTTTTTTATAAGTGGGGGATACCATGTTTTTTCTAAAACGGATAGTGCAGGGGCTACAAAAGAGATTTTTATCCGTAAAACAAAAGTGGCAGTCAAATTGGATGGGGTTTTAGATGACGAAGCGTGGAAGCATGCGGAAAGGGGAGGGGATTTTCATCAATATTTTCCTTACGATACATCGTATTCGAAGTCAAAGACACAAGGGATGTTTGCTTACGATGAACATTTTATTTATTTCGCTGCCATAATGTATGATTCTTTACCCGGAAAACATGTTTCCCTCTCATTAAGACGGGATTTTAGAGGTGGAAATGCAGATGGGATAACAGTAGTATTTGACCCTTTTTTAGATAAAACGAATGGATTCTTTTTTGGTGTCAATCCATACGGAGTTCAGAGAGAAGGTTTGGTATCTAATGGTGGTTTTTCCCCTGAAGATTTTAATCTTTCTTGGGATAACAAGTGGTATTCTGCCGCAAAAGTATATCCAAATTGTTGGATAGCAGAGATGGCTATACCTCTTAAAACACTACGATATAAAGAGGGAAGCAAAGAATGGCATGTAAATTTTTATAGAATAGATTCTAAGTATAACGAAAGAGCTCTTTGGGTAAAGATGCCCCGTCAGTTCGAAATGTTTAACCTTGCTCATACGGGAATATTACATTTTGAAGAACCACTCCATGCACCGGGAATGAATATATCTCTTATTCCATATATAAATGGAAATTATACCTTAGATAAAGAATCTGATCCCGTTCTTTCTAAACTTGGCTATGATATAGGAGGTGATGCAAAGGTGAGCATAACCCCTTCTCTCAATCTTGACCTCACTGTGCTACCTGATTTCTCACAGGTAGAGGTAGACCAACAGCAAACAAATATAAGCAGATTTGAGCTTTTTTTTCCCGAACGAAGGCAGTTTTTTTTAGAAAATGCAGACCTTTTTAGCAATTTCGGTTTTGGTAATGCTCGCCCATTTTTTTCTCGAAGAATAGGCATAACTATTGATTCTTCTACCGCTCAAAACGTTCAAAATAAAATATGGGCAGGAGGTCGACTCAGCGGAAAGATTGGAAACGATTGGAGAGTGGGTGCTATGAGCATGCAAACAGCTGCCGATAACTCAATAAACACACCTTCTTATAATTACAGTGTTCTTGCCGTCCAAAGAAAACTCTTTTCCCGCTCTAATATAGGTGCTATAGTAGTAAATAAACAAAATTTTGAAGGTAAACCAATAGATATTGAAAATCCAGAAGAAGGATCCTCTAATACTTTAGCAGGTATAGATTATAATCTTGCTTCTAAAGATGGAAAATGGACCGGAAAATCTTATATGCACAGCACTTTCAATAAAAATACTTCATCGAGTAAACCCGAATTATCCCATGGATTATGGTTTGGGTATACTTCTCTCAATTATTTTTGGGGATGGGAACATCAACTGGTTACCGATAATTTTAATCCTAAGGTGGGATATGTTCCAAGAAACAATTTTTTAAGAGCACAACCTTATTTTGGAAAAAACTTTTACCCAAAATCCAAACATATAAATAATATTACTGCATTGTTTTTTTCAGAAACATTTGCCAATAACCAAACTCTTTTTGAAAAAAATAGAGTAGATATAAATGATTTCGCTATCGGAACGGAATGGGAATTCAGCTTACAAAATACAAGTGCATTCGGGTTCTTTGGAAACCGAAATTATGTAAAACTCTTCGATGATTTTTCTCCCAGCGGCAATGATGATGAACTCTTAAAAAAAGATGAAGAATTTTGGCAGTATGATGTCGGAGTATTTTATGCATCTAATCCAAGAAAACCTTTTAATTTTAGAGTTTCAGGAGGAACGGCAGCTTATTATGTAGCACAACTCTACTGGACAAGATTTAATATAGAATACAGATACCAACAATATGCTACCATAGCCATAAATGCAAATTTTAATTCTATAAATTTTGATTCCCATAATCAGAAAAATCCCAATAGAAAATTTACAAATACAAACCTAGTCCTGATAGGTCCGAGGATAGATATTACTTTTACAAAAAATATCTTTTGGACTACATTTATCCAATACAATAACCAAGCAGAAAATGTCAATATAAATAGCAGGATTCAATGGAGATTCCAACCTGTTTCAGATATATACCTCGTTTATACAGATAATTACTCTGATATTACATACGGACTTAAAAATAGGGCAATAGTTTTCAAAATTACCTACTGGTTAAATTTGTAAGAATACATTTTTATCTTTTTGTCAACGGATCCCATGCTTTCAAGCGTGGGATTTTTTTATGTTCCTGCTTTAAAAAATAAATGGAGAGAAGGATAGATGTTTTTTTTATTCTTATCCTTTTGA harbors:
- a CDS encoding DUF5916 domain-containing protein produces the protein MAVKLDGVLDDEAWKHAERGGDFHQYFPYDTSYSKSKTQGMFAYDEHFIYFAAIMYDSLPGKHVSLSLRRDFRGGNADGITVVFDPFLDKTNGFFFGVNPYGVQREGLVSNGGFSPEDFNLSWDNKWYSAAKVYPNCWIAEMAIPLKTLRYKEGSKEWHVNFYRIDSKYNERALWVKMPRQFEMFNLAHTGILHFEEPLHAPGMNISLIPYINGNYTLDKESDPVLSKLGYDIGGDAKVSITPSLNLDLTVLPDFSQVEVDQQQTNISRFELFFPERRQFFLENADLFSNFGFGNARPFFSRRIGITIDSSTAQNVQNKIWAGGRLSGKIGNDWRVGAMSMQTAADNSINTPSYNYSVLAVQRKLFSRSNIGAIVVNKQNFEGKPIDIENPEEGSSNTLAGIDYNLASKDGKWTGKSYMHSTFNKNTSSSKPELSHGLWFGYTSLNYFWGWEHQLVTDNFNPKVGYVPRNNFLRAQPYFGKNFYPKSKHINNITALFFSETFANNQTLFEKNRVDINDFAIGTEWEFSLQNTSAFGFFGNRNYVKLFDDFSPSGNDDELLKKDEEFWQYDVGVFYASNPRKPFNFRVSGGTAAYYVAQLYWTRFNIEYRYQQYATIAINANFNSINFDSHNQKNPNRKFTNTNLVLIGPRIDITFTKNIFWTTFIQYNNQAENVNINSRIQWRFQPVSDIYLVYTDNYSDITYGLKNRAIVFKITYWLNL